The DNA region AAAGAAATCTAAGATAGCTTTTGTCTGAAAGAGTTTCTTGAAATCACTCTACTTCTTCTTAGTCATTTTGAAAATTCCCGATGCAAACATCCCAGAGACCCCAAATGTCTGGCGGTGTCCATGGAATGCACAATCAGCCAATGCAGCAAGTTGAGCAATATTACACCCCTTACCCCATTTTCGAGAACAGTTGCAATGATAATCGCAGCTCAGGGACACAGTTTTCTTTTCAGGCGCAGAACGAACAATTCTTCACTTTGGACTCGTCCCTGGCTACTGACTATGTTGTCTACGATTCACCTCCTGCCTTAAGCGTCTCTTCCAACAGGAGTCCCTTCTCTTCGCAATGTTCACAGTCATACATGTCTGATAACACGTGTGGTTCGCCTTTCAGTGGGTGTTCAGTAGTTGAAGATGGCGACCTGAGACACGTGCTGCGGGAGCTGGAGAATAAGTTAATGGGGCCCAAATCCGATACTGACGACAGCTGCAGTTGCTCCTTCAACGATGTGGTCTCGAAACCGTCTTCCTTGACAAGGTGGAACCGAGTGTTGGACATGGCCCCCACCTTGAACTTAAAAGAGTTACTCGATGCCTGTGCTGAAGCAGTGTCAGATGCTGATATGTCAACTGCTGAAGTTCTTATGAACGTTTTAGAGCAACGGGTGTCGGTCTCTGGAGAACCTATGGAACGGTTGGGTGCGTACGTGTTGGAAGGGCTAAGAGCACGACTACTTTCGTCAGGAAGCATCATATACAAAAAATTGAAATGCAAAGAACCAACTAGCTCGGAATTATTGTCTTACATGCAAGTCATCTATAACATGTGCCCATATTACAAATTCGCTTATGTGTCCGCAAATGTCGTCATAAGGGAAGCCATGACGAACGAGAACAGAATCCACATCATTGATTTTCAGATTGCACAGGGAAGTCAGTGGATGTTCCTCCTCCATGATCTTGCTCGTCGGCCTGGTGGGCCCCCATGTGTTCGAATCACAGGTGTTGATGATTCCCAATCAGCTCATGCACGAGGCGGAGGACTTCAGCTAGTAGGCGAAAGGTTAGCGGAAGTTGCCGAGTCATATGGAGTGCCTTTCGAATTCCATGGTGCTGCACTATCAGGCTGTGAGGTCCAACTAGAGAATCTTCGGGTTAGACACGGAGAAGCACTCGCAGTAAATTTCCCTTTCATACTGCACCATATTCCGGACGAGAGTGTAAGCACCATCAACCATCGAGACCGCTTATTAAGACTAGTTAAGAGTCTGTCTCCCAAAATTGTGACCTTAGTTGAACAAGAATCGAACACCAACACCGCCCCTTTCCTTCCAAGGTTCCGTGAAACTCTTGATTACTATACAGCAATGTTCGAGTCAATTGATGCAGCTCGTCCTAGGGATGATAAGCAGAGGATCAGTGCAGAGGAACATTGTGTGGCACGGGACGTCGTCAACATAATAGCATGTGAGGGCGCTGACAGAGTGGAAAGACACGAACTTTTCGGTAAGTGGAGGTTGAGACTTATGATGGCTGGATTTACTCCATGCCCGTTGAGTCCATCGGTTGGTGAGACCATCAAGGACATGTTGAAGGAGTACAGCCCAAATTATCGGTTTGTAGAAGGCGAAGGGGCACTATATCTTGGATGGAAAAATAGAGCTTTAGCAACTTCTTCTGCCTGGAGATGACTACTGTTGTCAAAAATCTGTAAAttttgccatatgatctatgcGTTTATCTTTCGTTGAACTAGAAGAGTGTATTTTTAACCAATTTTCGTTTCATATACGGAGCTCGGAGTATGAAATATTAGGTTTGTAATGCCAGCAGAGGGAGTAATATGGTGAGTTTGAAATAAGACTACATGCCTCCACATCTGGTTATTGTTACTTTTCTCCCAGTTTATAGGTTTTTCTCAACTAGATCTTGAGTACTCTGCTAATGTACATGAAATCCAGTTTCAGCCTTCTAATTGAGTACaaggtttcttgtttctttgtTTCCTTTTATATTTGGAAGCTCTTCTTAGTTATACATTCTTGTTACCGGTTCATTTTTGGTTAATTAACCAAAGCTCATGTAAAAGCACCTATGGCAGGAGCTGTTATCTTGGCAGGAATTATCCTGTATCTCTATATCCATTACTCACCTTCGCTTACCAAGGTCCCCTGGAATGAATAATACGATACTTCGTGTCCTTCCTATGTTCCCAATCAAATTTTATCTGAAAGTATTGAATGTAGTAATTCATCTCGGAAGCAAGCCTTAGCTAGAGATTTGCAAGTATTCAAATCTTTAGTGCACATAAAGAATATATGGATCGAACTCTCAAGGCAGACACGTTAATTCGGTTAGAGGACAGACATATTCCATTTACAGCATATACCGCAATATGTCAATAGCAAATATGAAGAACTTTTAGTacttcttattttttattttgcgtaAATACTTGACTAAGATGAGCTTAAATGGAGCAATATGATCAATGAAAATTCATATGGCTGACTTCTAACTTCTTTGAAATTGAAGCATAGTAATTATTATTGCACTAGTTGCGGtaataaacacaaaataagtgTCCAATTTGTTATAGCACATGTTTcatgtttaaaaaataaaaataaaaacagatTTGAGCGTAAAGTTTATACGAGAATCACACAGGATCCCAAATTTTAGTTGTCCAaatctaagttactcggactctcctAAAATGTTGTCGGATGCGTGTCtgatccttcaaaagtagtgtattttaggaggatccgacacgggtgcggcaacgcTTTTGGAGAGTACCTTTGCCGTCCCTCAGCCCCAAAGCAGAAAATGCCTTGGATATTCCATTAACGGTTACCTTGCCCAGGAAAGGAAAAGAAATGACTCTTCCAATCCAACTCTATCGAAGGAGAAAAAAAGCTGCGACTATGACTTGCTTAGTTCAGGGCTGCGTCCGAGTAACTTAGGTCCAAACAACCCCCAACCGCAACCGCAAAAACCGCACAAGAGAAAGTagcaaaaaaggaaaagaaaaaattcaatcttggaaataaataaaataaaggcAATACTTGGAAGGCAGTATTAGCAATTTATGTAATTTTACTAAATCCAAATTTTGGATGAGGACTAAGTAATTACGCCAAATGGATCAacaaccccaaaattcatataatAAACCGATCTTTTTTTCCCTTTTGTGTAATAAAGGTGGCAAGTCTAATTTGTTAAGGGTCAAAATCATTTTCACCCCCCAACTAtgttttaaaaatcaaactccccctcaactttgaacaatagacattctctcCCCCTTTATCCTATGCAAAGTCTATTTCACCCTTGTTATTTTCAATCCTCCATTAATGTAATAtattttaatattatatataatttttacttttttaatATAGGTATTTATAGATTCTTCTCCCAAGtcattaacattataagtagaataatactTTTATTTGAATCTGTAAAGTCATTAACATTATAAGTTGAATAATACTTTTATTTGAATCTGTAAATGTCACAAAatctaatgctattttttaaGATTGTTACTtcaatattatatgtatatatgtatgtacatgaatgtGTGTGTAgatttaagtttcacttctctcttattctctattgtctatataaataaacaagttttggttgtcattaacaaaatatttcttaaattataatttaaaattcatttccaatataaataaataatttctAAAATATTGTCTCTATTTTTATTAATATTGTTTTTATTACCTGCATTAAAATAAATCTTGTAAAGTTATTATTACCTATTATTTTCAGTTGTATAAATAAAGATTAGAGTTATGATAAttattaataaaaattaattttttagtCGGCTATTTTATTGCATTATAGAACAACATTACTTATATACTCAATTATTATTAatcacttttttttctttgtccaaatgataatatttattttttcatcagaaatttgttacatagatttaaaaaagaaaaatatcatgattttaaagaagtggaaaaagAAGACAAATattgataatgtaagggtaaacTAGACATTTTAACAAGTCAACtaggataaaggggggagaatgtctattgttcatagttgagggaggagtttgatttttaaagcaaagttggaaggTGTAAATGAGTTTCACCCAATTTGTTAATATTAAAAACCTTTAACCAATAACCAAAATAGTCCTTAAAAAGATTTTGTTTATAttatttttctattaaaaaaacAACAGCTCAGTTTTCTCTTCTTTGAATCTGAATTAACAATTCCTCTCCTCAGTCACCATTAACACAGGTCGGTCTCTCAGTCCctaccaagattttttttttttttaatttttgcggattatttcaaataaaggagtttttttttttttttttttttgttggagttTTCGTGATTATGGTgaaattgaattaaaaaaaattctgTGTTTTATTATGGATGCAGATTtgtgtgttatggatgattaagGACGTGGTATATATATGTAGTTCTGTTGGCCATAAAGTAAAAAGGTAATTCTTCTTGTTTTCCACTTCTACCAATTcccaagagaaaagaaagaaaagaaaaaggttctctctttttttctattttctctttttAAATTGATCAATGTTGGTGATAGGTTTAATCTTTCATTTCAGATAACTATTGAAGAAAATTTCTTGTCATGGTTGGGTATTGACATTTGCATTTATTTGTATATtgatacttttttatttttaaagaaattTGGAGcttatatattgaaaatattaGTAAAAATAAGTTTACCCGCAAACGAATTCACCCCGTATGGCTGATCGTGATTACTAGCGATTCCGGCTTACCATCTTTACTATCATTGGGAAGTCCATTAACATAAATACGGTAGTAAGAAGCGGCAATACAAAAGTGTATTCTCATAGGGAAGGATGGTATTATGGGAGTGTCAAAGAACCCTATTAAGTTTTCTTGAAATCTTGAACCATATTTATGACCTAAAATATTTTGTACAATATTGTTCTTATAAGTTGTGTAGAAAGTGTTACGTTTTGCTTGCATCTCTCTTTATCAGCAAAAGCTAGTACATGTGTCACATAACTTCACATGCATCTTCTTTTCCATAATGGAGAAATTAAATTCTCGAAGGTCAGCGGCGCAAGCTTTGAAATTTATTAAATAATGAATCCAATCTTCTATTCTGATCCACTTTTAAATATACCACGCTTTTGTGTGTGGCAAAGTTCGAACAAATGACGGGCGGCGGAGGACGCAGAAATTTCTTCGAGGGAGTTCAATCtctagtatatatgtataaaaaaaattgGCCTTGTATATATAGTGTGAATTTTCGACGAAAGGGTGCATATGACCACCTTCCCCCCTCTAGCTCCACCACCAATGACATGCACCTGACCCGCACATCACATCGTGCCCTCTTATCAATGGACTAAAGTCATAGATGCTTCACATGTTTACGAATATATGATAAATGTTGAATTATTTTTATCCATTCCGCTCTATTCAGATCCATTTTATTCCAATATCAGACATTTCTGTCTCGTTGGTTCTTATTAATTTGAAGCATGAAGATTTGTGTTGCAGTCAATCAATTACTGTAGCAAAACTTCAACACACTTGGTTTAATGGCTACTGAAGAGTTGGCTGAAACTAAAGAATGGCACGTCGTAAAGAACTGGCGGAATGCacagaaagaaaaagagagagaacgTCGTCGAATTCGCGATAGATTGAGAAGGCAAACAATGAGCAATGAGGAGAGGGAAAAACATTTAGCTAGACGTCGAAGAAACTACCAATTGAGAAGACAAAAAGTGTTGAACAATTCATTTTCGTCTTCTCAAAATTATGATAGTACTACTAGTGCAGGTAGGGGAGGAGCTAACCATGTATTTGTGTTATGAAATTCACTAAATATAtctataaaatttaaatttagaACCCAATTATTAGCATTTGAATAAGTTATTGTAGAATTCAGAACCTATAAATTTAAATCTTAGATTCATCTCTATGCAGGATACTCTAATGaagaagaaaatcaagaaaatgtcCCTGTTTCAGGACTTGAGGTTCAATTATCTGATGCTACATTTCATCCTGAATTCTGTAACTCACAAGAAGAACCAGCTGATGCATCAAGTGCATTGCAACAAGGTATAAGTACAACGTTATTAgttgcttgtttttttaataacGATGGTGTCCAAGACCAGCTTGATCGTACCTCGACTATTTCACGGGGTACCTGTTATGTCCCACCAGCACTCTGTCTATCAAGGCTGATGCAGATAAGTAGAAACCACCTAGTAACATTTAGAAGCCACTTAACTTTTTTTGTCTCTATGGAAATTTCAATCTTTATTTAATGTGGTATTCATCCACTTCATCGACCTCCAGACCAGACTTTTTGTTGCCTTATTTGCTTAGTTGTTTTAAGGCTAATGACTTAGAACGTCTCTGGGTAGTGGTTCAAATCAGTTAACAAGTTGATTATGGTTCATGTACCAAGTTATGTGAAAGGTATTTTGAACTTATAAATTTATAAGCTACGTTAAGGGGATTAATAAGCGTTAGACACAGAGGCGGAGCTATATAATTTTGAGTTTATGGGTTCAAAATTCTAGAAAACGCAGCTTACTGGGTTCttgatatatataaataatttagaCATATTAAGTGGATTCTGAAACACAAATAAAAAGTTTGAGTCAAAACTACTAGATTCGGCCGAACCCGTAGACGAAGCTCTAGCTCCACCCCTGGTTAGACATTGAGGTTGTTCAAGGTGGTAATACTATATTTTACTCCACTGAAAAAATTCagcatttttcttttttttgtgaTTGTATAGGAGTTGAAGAAAGGAGGTATAAAGTGCAGAGGAATCCAAATATTCTGCCTTTATATCAAATAAGACATCTTGCTAGATTATTGAATTCTCTTTCAAGTGATAATCAAGGCATTGGGACCAGTTTGATGTCAAAGGACAATATTACTACAGAGAGTAAGTTTcaatctatgttgctcggactctccaaaactGCTGCCACACCTGTGCTGGATCCTCAAAATGCACTATTTTCGGAGGATCCGATATGTACCTGACAGCATTTCTAAAGAGTCCGGGCAACATTTGGTTTCAATACATACTtgtcatgtcttttttttttcttggcttTCTATCGCGCTGAAGGTTAAGTGATATTCAGGTAGATCGCGACGCGGCATAAGGTTAATTGATGTTAAACGTCTGGCTCGAGCGCttaatgcaaattgaagattggtttctcttttttttaatatggatttTGCAAGAACTTAAGGTACCATTTTAAGGTTAAAAAGTTCACACTAGTGTTTCATATTAGCtgcattgttgttgttggtaataACATTTAAGGATTAAATTGCAGGGCTTTTTTGTGGATGTTCATCTTTTCTTGGTATAGTACATTAGAATTAAATGCCAAGAAATGTGATTGAGCACCTCCTTTGTGAACTTTGATCTTTCatacttactacacaattattttcTCTTTTACTCCTTGTACTGAGAAAAATTTGTTGACAACTATCAAATGGACTCATCTAAGCTTGAACTCGTCTGGTTTATCCAATAACACTTAGCTAAACTATGAGCTACTCGATTTTATATCATTCAAGGAATGCATCCTTTTCCAAATGTCTTCACATGTTGCATCTATTTCCCATGAGACTTCCACCTTCTTTTGTATCGATTGGGACCATATATTTTGTATCTAATAATATATGAATCTTTGCCCAACCATTGTGGAGAGCTTGAGCTAAAGCTTCGTGAATTGCCAGTGCTTCACCGATCGTGGCCTTCACCACAAATTGAATTGGGGGCCAAAGGTTTAAAGCAAACATCCACAACTATCCATAGCTACTTTCCCAGCGACCAGCGCCAAAATTTTCACTAAGAAAATACAAAATATGATATAAAGAagtaacatacgaagaagccaaaGAGCTTTTATCTATAAATACGCATATAAAAAGTAataaccttatatatatataggtaattTTCCGGCAAAGGAGGTTTAGATGAATCCCTTTGCACACCCTAGCTCCACCCATGACCACGCTTATGCTTGTCTTCGTGTTTCTGTTATGCTGGAAATTAGCACATCTTCATATTCGTGAAATAGCAAAATAAAATGGTGAATAATCTACCAAAGCACTGCACTAGTGCGCGATCTCGTCCACTCGGGGACATATAATGACATCTATTCATTGAATTATGAACACCCATTTTATGGTGATTAATGTTTCAATATTAACATACCATAATATATACTATAAAAAATGGCAACTAGTAATAATAAAACCAAGAAGACGATGCTCAATTACATAATTCTAAAATGGAAATCGGGAATTGAATTCATTATAAGATCTATTTATCCTTTTTAGAAGACGGTATGCCACCACTCGGACTCGAACCGAGATGCATTAGCACTGCTTCCTAAGAGCAGCGTGTCTACCAATTTCACCATAGTGGCCTGTCTTGAACTCATAATAGCCTATGAATAAGCAATCGTCGAGATTGAGGAAGctattttagtttagtaatgagTCAAATGGATCAATAACCAAAAAAGGTTGTTCAAATAGGAATTTGAAGTTGAAGGTTCATTATTTTAGATTTAAGTTTAGAGTCttagttttttttatttaacctGGGACTTTCCTATATTTTAGGCTTGCCTAGAAGATGCTCAATCCTTCAGACATGAGTAAGGCAAACATCATGTTGGTGACATTGCTAGACCCTTTCAGTCATTTCACATAAATTGCATTAACCATCAGGAAACAGACTAGAAAATTTGCAACATCCAAAGCATAATCTCCACTTTTGCCCATCATTCATGATGCAAAGGTAAGATACTACTAAAGTGTTGCACTCTTTACAAGAAACAACAGAAGTAAACTTAATAAGTTGTAAATTTTCAGTTCTTACTACACACTATTGCTCTTTCTAAACTTTTTACAGCAACCAATTAGTCTAACTAACATTCTATCAACGAAAACATTGAATTTTGCAGGCTTCGTTTCCACGTCTTCCCTGTTTAAAAAAATTGCAACAAAAAGAAAATCAGTGCCAAGTTTGAAACCAGTGTTCTTTATGTTAAACAACCAAAATCAGTTAATTCAGCAGAGAGAAAAGATAAGGAAAGATAGGCCCATGTATGCATAAAGCCAACAAATATCTGAAATCTCTATGTACCACAAGTATTCTAATTCTTGATATGTCTACAACTATTAGAGTAACATGAAATTCAAGCAAGAAACATAGATGTCATCCAACAAGGAAAATCATTTTCTCAGTAAGTTTCTCTCCTAGGCATTCAATTATTAACATTGAatagtctatccaaacattgaaTTCACAAATTAATCGTCAAATCAAACATAGGTAACTCTCAAGCTTTTGTAATAATATGGGATCTTCAGCATGTATTTCCTCTTCGAAAACTCGATTCTGAACCCAAAGTTCCATCATACAAGAATAACAATAAGGTGATTTTGACATGTTAGGTTCCGAAGAAAATTGAGTAATGAATTCTTTCTTTTAGAAGAATCTACAATTATTTATAGGTTTAACCGTAGCAAATAAGGGTGTTCACGGTTCGAATTTGGGTCGGTGCTTGgtcaaaaccaaaaccaaaccaatttagtcagtTTCCTAAatattaaaatcaaaccaaaccaagtataatatatatttatCGGTTTGATTCGATTTTTCGATTTTTAACAATACATAAGTATATACGCTTTCCTTGTTTTTtgttaattcaaaaaaaaaaaaaaaaggtaacaaaAATTTTATTAGGTAAATTTAACATCATTTCGTTAAAATATATTCAGAACAAGTCAAATATATTTCACTATACAGTGTCTTATGATATATTCTATGTAAGTTAGAATACTCAAAAGCTAAAGATTCTTGAAACTTTATCTTCATATGACACAAGAAAGATTGGCTAGTCCGTATGGAATAAAAATATATGATTAAACTTCGTGAATTTCATGATAATTTTGATCTAATTTAATATATTATGTGTGTGTGTAAATATAATTATAAAATTGTGTATATAATTTGTTGGTTTGGCTCCGTTTTTTATTTggttttattttaataaaaccaaaaccaaaccaaataatatcgatttttcaaattttaaatccAAACCAAACCCAAAGAAGTGTCGGTTTATTtaatcggttcggttcgattttcggTTTGGATGGGTTTTTAACTAAACCATGAACACCCCCAGTAGCAAACAacttatataaaatttaaaatttgcaGTTTAAtgaatttgaattttgaaattgcTAAATCCATTTAAATTATTGAGCAATATAGTTAGTGAGGATTGATAAAACTTATCACAATTTCTTTCTTTGAATTGAAGCATAATTGTTATTTGTTAAAATCGTATAGAATTAAAATTGGGTCAATAATTCgaaatgttccaaaaaaaaaaaaaaaaaacgaattggAACGGACACATTTACAAGTCATGTTCAATTTCTGAAATTACAAATCATGTCCAAATATTAATTTACATTTGCACAAATAAGATTGTTTTGAGGCCAATGTTTAAATTAGCTCACAAATTTTGCCGGACGACGGGGCGTAACTTTGAACAAACTATCTCATTCTACCAATACTGTTAAATTATGCACACACGTGTGAAGTGTGAAATCTTGccttgttcattttttttttatttttttttttggatgaggCATAACTTTGATATAATTAAATTGTGCTAGATAGAAAGAATCTATATCTGTTGTTCAAATGTTCACAATTCTttagtttgacaaaaaaaaaaaatatggtacaAAGAGGTCGTCTGCTATTGAGTCTATATTTGCAAAATTTATTCCTTTCAATTCAAAATAAATGAAGTTTTAGGATATGACACACCACTTTAAGAAAGTTCATTCATAATTATAACAATCAAAGATCATTTAACAATATTAACTTTTTGCAATTAATGCAATTCATGGCTCGAAAAATACTCCCTCTTTAATACTATACTCCGAGAAAAGTTGAAAAATTCATTTGAGAAAAGGGTaatttaagaaaaaataattataCCTCTTTGGGTTTTGAACAATTCATTTATTTTAAACCAAATAAAAAAACCCCATAAATCATTTATTTGGACGGGAGGAAGTAAGAAATagaaacaaaaattaaataacggcccaaaaaaaaaaggacaaacgGTGAAATTTTCCGGCACTAGTTAACAATGGATTCTCAATAGTAGCTTTTCAATTTCCAATAAGTTATAAAGTAATTTTCGttataaaagtatttatttaCCTCGAATTGTCTACAAATTCAGTAATTTAAATTATCAAAGGTTTTATTCCAGTCGAATTCTCTCTTGAGTTTAGCTATTTTAATTGGACAAGGTTTTAAATTCTTCTTATTACAAAATAACCAAATTAAACACGGTTTTATTTTAGGAAAATATTAGAAGTACTAATAATTATACTAACACACGTTCCTCAGTTAAAAATTTCTAAATAATTGACTTCCATAAAAACGTCTCAATATTTTATTAATGTACTAGGAAAAAAATATCACTCCTATTTCTACTCAAATTTGAAAATATACACTTAATTCCTCTATATAAACACAAACAGTTCAATAccaattgattaaaaaaaaaaaaaaaactcttctgttctgtttttttttttaatttctcatgGAGAATTCAAACAAGAAATCTCCAATGAATCATCAAGATTTTCTTCAATATTTTCAAGATTTGAACTTAGGAAAAAATATAACAAGTTCTGATCATGAAACTACTAATTATAGCTCTTTTTCTTGTTTGAGTTCTACATGCAACAATGGTTCTCAAGAGTATTTTTCTAAAGATTCAAAATATTCAATGGCTCAACATGGTACTCAAACATTAGAATGGCCATCAACAAGTTCTTCAAATATTTGGGCTTATGATCACAATTACAATCACCATAATGGAAGTAAGTATAAACTTCACAGCTTTATTTTATTCTTCTTTCAATGAGTACTTCAAGATTCTTTAATTATAAAATTCACAactttttgttattttt from Lycium barbarum isolate Lr01 chromosome 10, ASM1917538v2, whole genome shotgun sequence includes:
- the LOC132613702 gene encoding scarecrow-like protein 13 yields the protein MQTSQRPQMSGGVHGMHNQPMQQVEQYYTPYPIFENSCNDNRSSGTQFSFQAQNEQFFTLDSSLATDYVVYDSPPALSVSSNRSPFSSQCSQSYMSDNTCGSPFSGCSVVEDGDLRHVLRELENKLMGPKSDTDDSCSCSFNDVVSKPSSLTRWNRVLDMAPTLNLKELLDACAEAVSDADMSTAEVLMNVLEQRVSVSGEPMERLGAYVLEGLRARLLSSGSIIYKKLKCKEPTSSELLSYMQVIYNMCPYYKFAYVSANVVIREAMTNENRIHIIDFQIAQGSQWMFLLHDLARRPGGPPCVRITGVDDSQSAHARGGGLQLVGERLAEVAESYGVPFEFHGAALSGCEVQLENLRVRHGEALAVNFPFILHHIPDESVSTINHRDRLLRLVKSLSPKIVTLVEQESNTNTAPFLPRFRETLDYYTAMFESIDAARPRDDKQRISAEEHCVARDVVNIIACEGADRVERHELFGKWRLRLMMAGFTPCPLSPSVGETIKDMLKEYSPNYRFVEGEGALYLGWKNRALATSSAWR
- the LOC132615104 gene encoding uncharacterized protein LOC132615104, whose product is MATEELAETKEWHVVKNWRNAQKEKERERRRIRDRLRRQTMSNEEREKHLARRRRNYQLRRQKVLNNSFSSSQNYDSTTSAGYSNEEENQENVPVSGLEVQLSDATFHPEFCNSQEEPADASSALQQGVEERRYKVQRNPNILPLYQIRHLARLLNSLSSDNQGIGTSLMSKDNITTESRSRRGIRLIDVKRLARALNAN